One segment of Sesamum indicum cultivar Zhongzhi No. 13 linkage group LG4, S_indicum_v1.0, whole genome shotgun sequence DNA contains the following:
- the LOC105160116 gene encoding folate synthesis bifunctional protein, mitochondrial isoform X2 translates to MNIIKQLRPIKQGARAAKNSFKAHGCLFHFYHDSSVEVNSEEQEVVIALGSNVGDRLHNFEDALERMKKSGIQIKRHGCLYETEPAYVTDQPHFLNSAVRGITKLEPHKLLGVLKEIERDMGRTAGIRYGPRPIDLDILFYGSQTVNTDTLTIPHERIWERPFVMGPLVDLLGFDADNDTIKSWHQLSRHSGGLFEAWEKLGGESLIGKDGMKRVLPVANQLWNWSTKTSIMGILNVTPDSFSDGGKFLSVESAVSHVRSMLTEGADIIDLGAQSTRPMASKLSPEQELDRLIPVLEAVTNMPEMEGKLISVDTFYSQVALEAINKGAHLVNDVSAGQLDSDMHNVVVALKVPYIAMHMRGDPSTMQNHENLAYNNVCVDVASELYMHVRDAELSGIPAWRIIIDPGIGFSKNTEQNLDILMGLPAIQSXXXXVSHAPLLIGPSRKRFLREICGQPTAAQRDPATIAAITAGVMGGANIVRVHNVRDNRDAVKLCDAMLQRRRRNSV, encoded by the exons ATGAATATTATCAAACAGCTCCGACCCATCAAACAGGGGGCTAGAGCTgctaagaattcatttaaag CACACGGGtgtcttttccatttttatcaTGATAGTTCAGTGGAAGTTAACAGTGAAGAGCAGGAAGTGGTAATTGCTCTGGGAAGTAATGTGGGGGATAGacttcataattttgaagatGCCTTGGAACGGATGAAGAAATCAGGCATCCAGATCAAAAGGCATGGTTGCTTATATGAGACCGAACCTGCTTATGTAACTGATCAACCTCACTTTCTTAACTCCGCTGTTAGAGGAATTACAAAACTCGAGCCACATAAATTGTTAGGAGTTCTGAAGGAAATTGAGAGGGACATGGGTCGTACTGCTGGCATTAGGTATGGTCCTAGGCCAATTGATTTGGATATTTTGTTCTATGGGAGCCAAACGGTTAATACTGATACTCTTACCATACCGCATGAAAGAATTTGGGAGAGACCTTTTGTAATGGGCCCATTGGTCGATCTACTGGGATTTGATGCAGATAATGATACAATTAAATCTTGGCATCAACTTTCAAGACATTCCGGTGGACTTTTTGAGGCATGGGAGAAACTGGGTGGTGAGTCGCTTATCGGGAAGGATGGGATGAAAAGAGTATTGCCTGTCGCGAATCAGTTGTGGAACTGGTCAACAAAAACATCTATCATGGGTATTCTTAATGTGACTCCTGATAGTTTTAGTGATGGCGGGAAGTTCTTATCTGTTGAGTCAGCTGTTTCTCACGTCCGATCCATGCTGACAGAAGGCGCAGATATCATTGATTTAGGTGCACAATCGACCCGACCAATGGCATCTAAGCTCTCTCCTGAACAAGAATTGGATAGACTAATCCCAGTGTTGGAAGCTGTCACAAATATGCCTGAGATGGAAGGAAAGCTAATATCTGTGGATACTTTTTATTCACAGGTTGCCTTAGAAGCCATCAACAAGGGGGCTCATCTAGTAAATGATGTATCGGCTGGACAGTTAGACTCAGACATGCATAATGTGGTTGTGGCCCTTAAAGTTCCCTATATCGCAATGCACATGAGAGGCGATCCATCTACAATGCAGAATCATGAGAACCTGGCGTACAACAATGTTTGTGTAGATGTTGCATCCGAGCTATACATGCATGTTAGAGATGCTGAGTTATCTGGTATCCCTGCTTGGAGGATAATTATAGATCCTGGGATTGGATTCTCTAAGAATACGGAACAAAATCTGGACATTCTTATGGGATTACCAGCCATTCAGTCTNNNNNNNNNNCTGTATCTCATGCTCCACTACTGATAGGACCTTCCAGAAAGAGATTCTTGCGGGAAATTTGTGGTCAGCCGACTGCAGCTCAAAGAGATCCAGCGACCATTGCTGCTATCACTGCTGGGGTTATGGGCGGCGCAAATATTGTGCGAGTACATAATGTTAGAGATAATCGAGATGCTGTCAAGCTCTGTGATGCCATGCTgcaaaggagaagaagaaacagtGTTTGA
- the LOC105160116 gene encoding folate synthesis bifunctional protein, mitochondrial isoform X1, producing the protein MNIIKQLRPIKQGARAAKNSFKAAHGCLFHFYHDSSVEVNSEEQEVVIALGSNVGDRLHNFEDALERMKKSGIQIKRHGCLYETEPAYVTDQPHFLNSAVRGITKLEPHKLLGVLKEIERDMGRTAGIRYGPRPIDLDILFYGSQTVNTDTLTIPHERIWERPFVMGPLVDLLGFDADNDTIKSWHQLSRHSGGLFEAWEKLGGESLIGKDGMKRVLPVANQLWNWSTKTSIMGILNVTPDSFSDGGKFLSVESAVSHVRSMLTEGADIIDLGAQSTRPMASKLSPEQELDRLIPVLEAVTNMPEMEGKLISVDTFYSQVALEAINKGAHLVNDVSAGQLDSDMHNVVVALKVPYIAMHMRGDPSTMQNHENLAYNNVCVDVASELYMHVRDAELSGIPAWRIIIDPGIGFSKNTEQNLDILMGLPAIQSXXXXVSHAPLLIGPSRKRFLREICGQPTAAQRDPATIAAITAGVMGGANIVRVHNVRDNRDAVKLCDAMLQRRRRNSV; encoded by the exons ATGAATATTATCAAACAGCTCCGACCCATCAAACAGGGGGCTAGAGCTgctaagaattcatttaaag CAGCACACGGGtgtcttttccatttttatcaTGATAGTTCAGTGGAAGTTAACAGTGAAGAGCAGGAAGTGGTAATTGCTCTGGGAAGTAATGTGGGGGATAGacttcataattttgaagatGCCTTGGAACGGATGAAGAAATCAGGCATCCAGATCAAAAGGCATGGTTGCTTATATGAGACCGAACCTGCTTATGTAACTGATCAACCTCACTTTCTTAACTCCGCTGTTAGAGGAATTACAAAACTCGAGCCACATAAATTGTTAGGAGTTCTGAAGGAAATTGAGAGGGACATGGGTCGTACTGCTGGCATTAGGTATGGTCCTAGGCCAATTGATTTGGATATTTTGTTCTATGGGAGCCAAACGGTTAATACTGATACTCTTACCATACCGCATGAAAGAATTTGGGAGAGACCTTTTGTAATGGGCCCATTGGTCGATCTACTGGGATTTGATGCAGATAATGATACAATTAAATCTTGGCATCAACTTTCAAGACATTCCGGTGGACTTTTTGAGGCATGGGAGAAACTGGGTGGTGAGTCGCTTATCGGGAAGGATGGGATGAAAAGAGTATTGCCTGTCGCGAATCAGTTGTGGAACTGGTCAACAAAAACATCTATCATGGGTATTCTTAATGTGACTCCTGATAGTTTTAGTGATGGCGGGAAGTTCTTATCTGTTGAGTCAGCTGTTTCTCACGTCCGATCCATGCTGACAGAAGGCGCAGATATCATTGATTTAGGTGCACAATCGACCCGACCAATGGCATCTAAGCTCTCTCCTGAACAAGAATTGGATAGACTAATCCCAGTGTTGGAAGCTGTCACAAATATGCCTGAGATGGAAGGAAAGCTAATATCTGTGGATACTTTTTATTCACAGGTTGCCTTAGAAGCCATCAACAAGGGGGCTCATCTAGTAAATGATGTATCGGCTGGACAGTTAGACTCAGACATGCATAATGTGGTTGTGGCCCTTAAAGTTCCCTATATCGCAATGCACATGAGAGGCGATCCATCTACAATGCAGAATCATGAGAACCTGGCGTACAACAATGTTTGTGTAGATGTTGCATCCGAGCTATACATGCATGTTAGAGATGCTGAGTTATCTGGTATCCCTGCTTGGAGGATAATTATAGATCCTGGGATTGGATTCTCTAAGAATACGGAACAAAATCTGGACATTCTTATGGGATTACCAGCCATTCAGTCTNNNNNNNNNNCTGTATCTCATGCTCCACTACTGATAGGACCTTCCAGAAAGAGATTCTTGCGGGAAATTTGTGGTCAGCCGACTGCAGCTCAAAGAGATCCAGCGACCATTGCTGCTATCACTGCTGGGGTTATGGGCGGCGCAAATATTGTGCGAGTACATAATGTTAGAGATAATCGAGATGCTGTCAAGCTCTGTGATGCCATGCTgcaaaggagaagaagaaacagtGTTTGA